ATCCAAGGATTTCGATAAGATTATCTCGTCTGAAAAGGAAAACTGGCGCAAGTGGATCAAGGAAAAAATTGACGCCCGGGATTTTCAAAATCGCGCCTTAAAATTTGATAAAACCGGCGAAACGGAGATTAATCTATCAGAAATGAATGGACATGTAACCATGGATTAGAAGTGGTATCAAGATCGTAACGGGTTTGGAAATTCAACCAAAACTGGGGTGACATTCCAATATGCGTATACTATGTTGACCTTTCCGGTTACCCTAAAACCTGAATGTAAAGCGAGAACTGCCCCTGTGAACCATCTGCCCGAAGTCTCTGATCCAACGGTTTTCTTCATCTGACAGGGGACCTTTTTCCCGCAGATCACGTAAATTCTCCTGGAGCTCCCGGCGATTTTTGGGGCCGGTTAGCACCAGATCGACATGGGGATTGGACAGGCAGAAGCGATAGCAGTCCGATGCGGTCATGACAGGACCGTTCCAACTTTTCGGGCGCTTCAGAAGGCCGCGCCAGCGCGTGGCCGTATAGGCGACAATGGCCGGTTTGCGTTTGGCGAGGTAAGGGAAGATGTCTTTTTCGGCACCTGTATGCGCGGCATTGTAGCGGATCATCAGCATGTTCAGGGGAGAATCTTCGGCCAGCCTGCCCGCCCGTTTACGGTCGTGGATGCTCACCCCGATGGACCGGACCATGCCTGACTCCCGCAGGGATACCAGTGCATCAATCGTGGACGGCGTCCAGGCGC
The Desulfobacterales bacterium genome window above contains:
- a CDS encoding aldo/keto reductase, encoding MNDDFLYRDVPALGRRVFRLGLAANYGVEGEDLEWALEQGVNYVFWTPNARRVTASLKAAIKRDRESLILACGPTTAYFGRGIRRACERLLKKLETDYLDVFQLFWLGRTSAWTPSTIDALVSLRESGMVRSIGVSIHDRKRAGRLAEDSPLNMLMIRYNAAHTGAEKDIFPYLAKRKPAIVAYTATRWRGLLKRPKSWNGPVMTASDCYRFCLSNPHVDLVLTGPKNRRELQENLRDLREKGPLSDEENRWIRDFGQMVHRGSSRFTFRF